From a single Candidatus Acidiferrales bacterium genomic region:
- a CDS encoding medium chain dehydrogenase/reductase family protein, translating into MMKAAVVTRLGRPEVLALRQEPDPEPGEGQVRIRVAAAGVNFADILARMGLYPGAPRPPFIPGLELSGTIEKIGAGVPASRVGERVLALTHFGAYAERAAVPAAQAIPIPQAMSLEEAAALPVNYLTAYHMIFRMGNLQPGERVLIHGAAGGVGLAAIQLAKIAQAEIYGTASASKFDFLRRLGVTNLVDYTKQDFEAEIHRMTRGEGVDLALDAVGGKSFAKSYRLLRSAGRLVVYGFSTSARGKSRNAARAVVEFLRTKRHHPLNLMRDNKAVIGVHLGRMGSRAQVLAEELQALFRFYNEGRIRPHIGKTFPLAEAAAAHRFIQDRKNIGKVLLNCAV; encoded by the coding sequence ATGATGAAAGCAGCGGTGGTAACGCGGCTGGGCCGGCCGGAGGTTCTTGCCCTGCGCCAGGAGCCGGACCCCGAACCGGGCGAAGGCCAGGTGAGGATTCGGGTAGCGGCGGCGGGCGTCAATTTTGCCGACATCCTTGCCCGCATGGGACTTTATCCCGGCGCGCCCAGGCCGCCCTTCATCCCCGGTCTCGAATTGAGCGGAACGATTGAGAAGATCGGCGCCGGCGTGCCGGCATCGCGAGTTGGCGAGCGCGTCCTGGCGCTGACGCACTTTGGCGCCTATGCCGAGCGGGCGGCGGTGCCGGCGGCGCAGGCGATTCCGATTCCGCAAGCCATGAGCCTCGAAGAGGCCGCAGCGTTGCCGGTGAACTATCTAACGGCCTACCACATGATCTTCCGCATGGGAAATCTCCAGCCGGGCGAGCGGGTGCTGATTCACGGGGCAGCGGGCGGGGTGGGCCTGGCCGCCATCCAGCTTGCCAAAATCGCTCAGGCAGAAATTTACGGCACGGCATCAGCATCGAAGTTTGATTTTTTGCGCCGGTTGGGAGTGACGAACCTGGTGGATTATACGAAGCAGGATTTCGAAGCCGAAATTCACCGCATGACGCGTGGCGAGGGAGTGGATCTGGCGCTGGATGCGGTGGGTGGCAAATCGTTCGCGAAGAGTTATCGCCTGCTGCGCTCGGCGGGACGCCTAGTCGTCTATGGTTTTTCAACCTCAGCCCGAGGGAAGAGTCGCAACGCCGCGCGAGCCGTGGTGGAGTTTCTTCGCACGAAGCGCCACCACCCGTTGAACTTGATGCGGGACAACAAGGCGGTCATCGGCGTGCATCTTGGCCGGATGGGGTCGCGGGCCCAAGTCCTCGCGGAAGAGCTTCAGGCCCTTTTCCGCTTTTACAATGAGGGTCGGATCCGGCCACACATCGGCAAAACCTTTCCGCTCGCCGAAGCGGCCGCTGCCCATCGCTTCATTCA